A single region of the Camelus ferus isolate YT-003-E chromosome 2, BCGSAC_Cfer_1.0, whole genome shotgun sequence genome encodes:
- the FABP2 gene encoding fatty acid-binding protein, intestinal — MAFDGTWKVDRNENYEKFMEKMGINVVKRKLAAHDNLKLVITQEGNKFTVKESSNFRSIEIIFELGVTFNYSLADGTEVTGSWSLEGNKLVGKFKRLDNGNELNTVREIIGGEMVQTYTYEGVEAKRIFKKE, encoded by the exons ATGGCGTTTGATGGTACTTGGAAAGTAGACCGAAATGAGAACTATGAAAAGTTTATGGAAAAAATGG GTATTAATGTGGTGAAAAGGAAGCTTGCAGCTCATGACAATTTGAAACTGGTAATCacacaggaaggaaataaattcacagtcaaagaatcaagcaattttcgaagcattgaaattatttttgagcTTGGTGTCACTTTTAATTACAGCCTCGCGGATGGAACTGAAGTCACT ggTAGTTGGAGCCTAGAGGGAAATAAACTTGTTGGAAAATTCAAACGGCTCGACAATGGAAATGAACTAAATACTGTCCGAGAAATTATCGGTGGTGAAATGGTCCAG ACTTACACATATGAAGGAGTAGAAGCCAAGAGGATCTTCAAAAAGGAGTGA